A genomic window from Terriglobales bacterium includes:
- the atpH gene encoding ATP synthase F1 subunit delta, protein MAAVNSRYARAFAEVVLEQKLDPGKTVEQVRTLVELFAASPELRAVWENPAVPAEQKHAVLDAIGKRAGVGRQVRNFVAVLIDRGRIPALPQIARQFEAELDRALGFVEAQVSSARDLADEEKRALESQIARVTGRKVRARYLRDAALLGGAVIRVGSTIYDGSVKGQLRRLKEELSA, encoded by the coding sequence ATGGCCGCCGTCAACAGCCGCTACGCCCGCGCCTTCGCCGAGGTGGTGCTGGAGCAGAAGCTCGATCCCGGCAAGACGGTGGAGCAGGTGCGAACCCTGGTGGAGCTGTTCGCCGCCAGCCCGGAGCTGCGGGCGGTGTGGGAGAACCCGGCCGTGCCCGCCGAGCAGAAGCATGCCGTGCTGGACGCCATCGGGAAGCGCGCGGGCGTGGGCCGGCAGGTGCGCAACTTCGTCGCTGTGCTCATCGACCGCGGACGCATCCCCGCGCTGCCCCAGATCGCGCGCCAGTTCGAGGCGGAGCTGGACCGGGCGCTGGGCTTCGTGGAGGCGCAGGTCTCCTCCGCGCGCGACCTGGCCGACGAGGAAAAGCGCGCCTTGGAGTCCCAGATCGCCCGGGTCACGGGGCGCAAGGTGCGCGCCCGCTACCTGCGCGACGCGGCGTTGCTGGGCGGCGCCGTCATTCGAGTAGGCAGCACCATCTACGACGGCTCGGTGAAGGGACAGTTGCGCAGACTGAAAGAGGAGCTCAGCGCTTAG
- the atpA gene encoding F0F1 ATP synthase subunit alpha: MAQIKADEITKLIKEQIENYETRIAVDEVGTVISLGDGIARLHGLDKVMAGELLSFPHDVAGIAMNLEEDQVGCVLLGEYTEIKEGDQVKRTGRIMSVPVGEALVGRVVNSLGQPIDDKGPIAAKQYIPLERLAPGVIDRRPVREPMATGLKAVDSMIPIGRGQRELIIGDRQTGKTALAIDTIINNKGNDLICVYCAIGQKRSSVAQVVKILSDYGAMDYTIVVVASASEPAPMQYIAPYAACAMGEYFRDSKRHALCVYDDLSKHAASYREISLLLRRPPGREAYPGDVFYLHSRLLERAAKLSDKNGGGSLTALPIIETQAGDVSAYIPTNVISITDGQIYLETDLFNSGVRPAVNVGLSVSRVGGSAQIKAMRQVAGTLKLELAQYRELAAFAQFGSDLDKATQAQLARGQRLVEILKQGQYAPLPFSKQILIIYAGTNGFLDDLAVEEVREFEQQLYQYADTMNPGLLKAIMEKKTLDDALKADVHKLVEEAKQRFVSERQATAAK, translated from the coding sequence ATGGCGCAGATCAAAGCTGACGAAATCACCAAGCTCATCAAAGAGCAGATCGAGAACTACGAGACCCGCATCGCGGTGGACGAGGTGGGAACGGTCATCTCCCTGGGCGACGGCATCGCCCGCCTGCACGGTCTGGACAAGGTCATGGCCGGGGAGCTGCTCTCCTTCCCCCACGACGTGGCCGGCATCGCCATGAACCTGGAGGAAGACCAGGTGGGCTGCGTGCTGCTGGGCGAGTACACCGAGATCAAGGAAGGCGACCAGGTCAAGCGCACCGGGCGCATCATGAGCGTGCCCGTGGGCGAGGCCCTGGTGGGCCGCGTGGTCAACTCTCTGGGCCAGCCCATTGACGATAAGGGTCCCATCGCCGCCAAGCAGTACATCCCGCTGGAGCGGCTGGCGCCGGGGGTGATCGACCGCCGCCCGGTGCGCGAGCCCATGGCCACCGGGCTGAAGGCGGTCGACAGCATGATCCCCATCGGCCGCGGCCAGCGCGAGCTCATCATCGGCGACCGCCAGACCGGCAAGACCGCCCTGGCCATCGACACCATCATCAACAACAAGGGCAACGACCTGATCTGCGTCTACTGCGCCATCGGCCAGAAGCGCTCCTCGGTGGCCCAGGTGGTGAAGATCCTCAGCGACTATGGCGCCATGGACTACACCATCGTGGTGGTGGCCTCGGCGTCGGAGCCCGCTCCCATGCAGTACATCGCGCCCTACGCCGCCTGCGCCATGGGCGAGTACTTCCGCGACTCCAAGCGCCACGCCCTGTGCGTCTACGACGACCTGTCGAAGCACGCGGCCTCCTACCGCGAGATCTCGCTGCTGCTGCGGCGGCCGCCGGGGCGCGAGGCCTATCCCGGCGACGTCTTCTACCTGCACTCGCGGCTGCTGGAGCGCGCCGCCAAGCTCAGCGACAAGAACGGCGGCGGCTCCCTCACCGCTCTGCCCATCATCGAGACCCAGGCGGGCGACGTCTCCGCCTACATCCCCACCAACGTCATCTCCATCACCGACGGCCAGATCTACCTGGAGACCGACCTGTTCAACTCGGGGGTGCGCCCGGCGGTGAACGTGGGCCTGTCGGTGAGCCGCGTGGGCGGCAGCGCCCAGATCAAGGCCATGCGCCAGGTGGCCGGCACCCTGAAGCTGGAGCTGGCCCAGTACCGCGAGCTGGCCGCCTTCGCCCAGTTCGGCAGCGACCTGGACAAGGCCACGCAGGCGCAATTGGCCCGCGGCCAGCGCCTGGTGGAGATCCTGAAGCAGGGCCAGTACGCGCCCCTGCCCTTCTCCAAGCAGATCCTCATCATCTATGCCGGCACCAACGGCTTCCTCGATGACCTGGCGGTGGAAGAGGTGCGCGAGTTCGAGCAGCAGCTCTACCAGTACGCCGACACCATGAACCCCGGCCTGCTGAAGGCCATCATGGAGAAGAAGACCCTGGACGACGCGCTCAAGGCCGACGTGCACAAGCTGGTGGAGGAGGCCAAGCAGCGTTTCGTCAGCGAGCGCCAGGCCAC